The proteins below are encoded in one region of Metabacillus dongyingensis:
- a CDS encoding FtsK/SpoIIIE family DNA translocase: MAKQKRRQKKKTDDWRHTLKFELIGLVLLAISLIAISNLGFVGKTFVYLFRFFIGEWYMAALIGMLVLSGYVMWNRRWPSLFSRQIVGLYCILSAILLLSHVTLFQMLTKKGALSSPSVITNTWELFFMEVNGQIRTPDLGGGMIGAILFAASYYLFAAAGSRIISFILILIGIVLVTGRSLGLTLGKIIAPFLRFMKTQAIAFYEDMKNLPQSIKNAKKAETSKPKKDKKERRHKEEPDEEEEAEIVHIEPIISSFADRDDLEIKAFDQEQDKPEPPVRTPKKKAETETADEPAVPPITFTEVENKSYLLPSLDLLSQPKVNSQQTDKKNIYENARKLEKTFQSFGVKAKVTQVHLGPAVTKYEVYPDVGVKVSKIVNLSDDLALALAAKDIRIEAPIPGKSAIGIEVPNSEIAMVSLREVLESKANDRPEAKLLMGLGRDISGDAVLAEMNKMPHLLVAGSTGSGKSVCINGIITSILMRAKPHEVKMMMIDPKMVELNVYNGIPHLLAPVVTDPKKASQALKKVVNEMERRYELFSHTGTRNIEGYNEYIRRSNLEEGTKNPEFPYIVVIVDELADLMMVASSDVEDSITRLSQMARAAGIHLIIATQRPSVDVITGVIKANIPSRIAFSVSSQTDSRTILDMGGAEKLLGRGDMLFLPVGASKPVRVQGAFLSDEEVEHVVSYVISQQRAQYQEEMIPSETAEVKEEVNDDLYDDAVQLVLEMQTASVSMLQRRFRVGYTRAARLIDAMEDRGVVGPYEGSKPREVLLSKDHYDEVSS; encoded by the coding sequence ATGGCAAAACAAAAACGGAGACAAAAGAAAAAAACAGATGATTGGCGGCATACTTTGAAGTTTGAATTAATCGGATTAGTTCTTCTGGCTATTTCCCTGATTGCGATTTCAAATTTAGGCTTTGTCGGAAAAACGTTCGTTTACTTGTTCAGATTTTTTATTGGTGAATGGTATATGGCAGCCTTAATCGGCATGCTTGTTCTTTCCGGTTATGTCATGTGGAACAGAAGATGGCCGTCTTTATTTTCAAGACAGATAGTAGGTTTGTATTGTATCCTTTCTGCTATCTTGCTTCTCAGTCATGTCACGCTGTTTCAGATGCTTACAAAAAAAGGGGCGCTCTCTTCACCGAGCGTCATAACCAACACGTGGGAACTTTTTTTTATGGAGGTTAACGGGCAGATAAGAACCCCTGATCTTGGGGGCGGAATGATTGGAGCCATTCTTTTTGCAGCATCTTATTACTTATTTGCAGCAGCGGGATCACGAATCATTTCATTTATTCTGATCTTAATAGGAATTGTGCTTGTTACTGGGAGATCTCTCGGTTTAACACTCGGCAAAATCATTGCGCCATTTCTGCGTTTTATGAAAACGCAGGCCATTGCCTTTTACGAAGATATGAAAAACCTCCCTCAATCAATAAAAAATGCAAAAAAAGCTGAAACCTCAAAACCTAAAAAAGATAAAAAAGAGCGAAGGCATAAAGAGGAACCTGATGAGGAAGAAGAAGCTGAAATCGTTCATATTGAGCCGATTATTTCAAGTTTTGCAGACCGGGATGACCTTGAAATTAAAGCATTTGATCAGGAACAGGATAAGCCTGAGCCCCCTGTCAGAACTCCTAAAAAGAAGGCTGAAACTGAAACTGCCGATGAGCCGGCAGTACCGCCGATTACTTTCACTGAAGTAGAGAATAAATCGTATCTGCTGCCATCCCTTGATCTTTTATCACAGCCAAAGGTCAACAGTCAGCAAACGGATAAAAAGAACATATATGAAAATGCACGCAAGCTCGAAAAAACATTTCAGAGCTTTGGGGTAAAAGCGAAAGTAACACAAGTTCATCTAGGTCCAGCTGTAACGAAATATGAAGTTTATCCTGATGTGGGCGTAAAGGTAAGTAAAATTGTGAATCTTAGTGATGATTTAGCACTTGCACTTGCTGCCAAAGACATTCGGATAGAAGCGCCTATACCAGGAAAATCAGCAATTGGTATCGAAGTTCCTAATTCAGAGATTGCTATGGTATCTCTGCGTGAAGTGCTTGAATCGAAAGCAAATGACCGTCCGGAGGCTAAGCTTCTTATGGGACTCGGCAGAGATATATCTGGGGATGCAGTTCTTGCCGAAATGAACAAAATGCCTCATCTTCTTGTTGCCGGATCTACAGGCAGCGGTAAAAGTGTCTGCATCAACGGCATCATTACAAGCATCCTGATGAGAGCAAAGCCACATGAAGTGAAAATGATGATGATTGATCCTAAGATGGTAGAGCTGAATGTGTATAACGGAATCCCGCATTTATTAGCGCCAGTCGTTACAGATCCGAAAAAAGCATCTCAGGCATTAAAAAAGGTAGTAAATGAAATGGAGAGAAGATATGAACTTTTCTCTCATACAGGGACAAGAAATATTGAAGGCTACAATGAGTATATTAGAAGATCAAATTTAGAAGAAGGAACGAAAAATCCGGAGTTTCCTTATATCGTTGTGATTGTGGATGAGCTCGCAGACTTGATGATGGTAGCCTCTTCAGATGTGGAAGATTCCATCACGCGCCTGTCACAAATGGCGCGGGCAGCGGGCATTCATTTAATTATTGCCACCCAGCGTCCTTCTGTCGATGTTATTACGGGTGTTATTAAAGCAAATATACCATCAAGAATTGCCTTCAGCGTTTCGTCCCAGACAGATTCCAGAACGATTCTTGACATGGGCGGGGCAGAGAAGCTGCTTGGACGCGGGGATATGCTGTTTCTTCCGGTAGGGGCATCAAAACCAGTAAGGGTACAGGGAGCATTTTTATCAGATGAAGAAGTCGAGCACGTTGTATCTTACGTGATTTCTCAGCAGAGAGCTCAATATCAGGAGGAAATGATTCCGAGCGAAACAGCAGAAGTAAAGGAAGAGGTCAATGATGATCTTTATGATGATGCTGTTCAGTTAGTTCTGGAAATGCAGACAGCATCTGTATCGATGCTGCAAAGACGCTTCAGAGTAGGGTATACGAGAGCTGCGAGATTGATTGATGCAATGGAAGACCGGGGCGTAGTTGGTCCATACGAAGGAAGCAAGCCTAGAGAAGTTCTGCTTTCTAAAGATCATTATGATGAAGTAAGTTCGTAA
- a CDS encoding GntR family transcriptional regulator, producing MTIKTDNRHLYLQVIDKIKEDIENGTYVEKEKLPSEFELSKKLGVSRATLREALRILEEENVIIRRHGVGTFINSKPLFTSGIEQLNSVTKMIEQANMVPGTIFLSSQVNSPTEEDVKRFKCRTSEDIFLLERVRTANGKPVVYCLDKIPRNILPQSFIHEQESLFELLHEEAGRYISYAITHIEPIGYHEKISPILECDPETALLCLKQMHFDENDQPVLFSLNYFRADQFSFHVVRKRL from the coding sequence ATGACTATAAAAACAGATAACCGTCATTTATATTTGCAAGTCATTGATAAAATTAAAGAAGATATTGAAAATGGCACGTATGTTGAAAAAGAAAAACTCCCCTCAGAGTTTGAGCTTTCAAAGAAACTCGGAGTCAGCCGCGCGACGCTGAGAGAAGCACTTCGCATTCTTGAAGAAGAAAACGTTATTATTAGACGCCATGGCGTTGGCACGTTCATAAACTCCAAACCGCTGTTCACCTCTGGTATCGAACAATTAAATAGTGTGACAAAGATGATTGAACAGGCAAACATGGTTCCCGGAACAATCTTCCTGTCTTCTCAAGTAAACAGTCCTACAGAAGAAGATGTTAAGCGCTTTAAATGCCGAACAAGTGAAGATATCTTTCTCCTGGAACGCGTCAGAACGGCAAATGGAAAGCCTGTTGTGTATTGTCTTGACAAAATTCCAAGAAACATCCTGCCCCAGTCGTTCATTCACGAGCAGGAATCACTTTTTGAATTGCTTCATGAAGAGGCTGGGCGCTATATTTCTTATGCTATAACTCACATAGAACCAATTGGATACCACGAAAAGATTTCCCCAATTCTTGAATGTGATCCTGAAACCGCCCTTTTATGTTTAAAACAAATGCATTTTGATGAAAACGATCAACCTGTTTTATTTTCACTGAATTACTTCCGCGCTGATCAATTTAGCTTCCATGTGGTAAGAAAGCGCTTGTAA
- a CDS encoding BMP family lipoprotein — MNVKKRLGLTLSLVLAAGTLLSACGSSEDKDKAGGDKKEGFSVAMVTDTGGVDDKSFNQSAWEGIQSFGEDNGLEKGTGGFDYLQSQSDADYETNLNKLVRQKFDLVYGIGYLMTDAVTKIADQQKDAKFAIVDSVVDKPNVASITFKEHEGSYLVGVAAGLSTKSNKVGFVGGIEGSLIKKFEVGFVEGVKAANPDAEVIVQYAGTFSDAAKGQQVAEIMYGQGADVIYHAAGGAGNGVFTAAVDLKTKNPDKDAWVIGVDRDQHELGEGDGFNVTLTSMVKGVDVAVKDLAEKSKNGDFPGGEIIEYGLKENGVGIAPTQDNLSEEVIAKVDEYKQKIIDGEIKVPFE, encoded by the coding sequence ATGAACGTGAAAAAACGATTAGGATTAACATTGTCACTTGTTCTTGCTGCGGGTACTTTGCTTAGCGCATGCGGATCATCTGAAGATAAAGATAAAGCAGGTGGAGACAAAAAAGAAGGCTTCTCTGTTGCAATGGTTACAGATACAGGCGGAGTTGACGACAAATCATTTAACCAATCTGCATGGGAAGGCATTCAGTCTTTCGGTGAGGACAATGGTCTTGAAAAAGGGACAGGCGGATTTGATTACCTTCAATCTCAAAGTGACGCAGATTATGAAACAAACTTAAACAAATTAGTTCGTCAAAAATTCGATTTAGTTTATGGAATCGGCTACTTAATGACAGATGCTGTTACAAAAATCGCTGATCAGCAAAAGGATGCTAAATTTGCAATCGTTGACAGCGTAGTAGACAAGCCTAACGTAGCAAGCATCACTTTTAAAGAGCATGAGGGCTCTTACCTTGTGGGTGTTGCTGCCGGACTTTCAACAAAATCAAACAAAGTAGGATTTGTTGGCGGAATCGAAGGCTCATTAATCAAAAAGTTTGAAGTTGGATTTGTAGAAGGCGTTAAAGCAGCTAATCCTGACGCAGAAGTAATCGTTCAGTATGCTGGTACGTTCAGTGATGCAGCTAAAGGGCAGCAAGTTGCTGAAATCATGTACGGACAAGGCGCAGACGTTATTTATCACGCAGCAGGCGGAGCTGGAAACGGAGTATTCACGGCAGCAGTTGATTTGAAAACGAAAAACCCTGACAAAGATGCTTGGGTTATCGGAGTTGACCGCGATCAGCATGAGCTTGGCGAAGGCGACGGCTTCAACGTAACACTTACTTCTATGGTTAAAGGCGTTGACGTTGCTGTTAAAGACTTAGCTGAAAAATCTAAAAACGGCGACTTCCCTGGTGGAGAGATCATTGAATATGGTCTTAAAGAAAACGGTGTAGGAATTGCTCCGACACAAGATAACTTATCTGAAGAAGTTATTGCTAAAGTTGATGAATACAAGCAAAAAATCATCGACGGTGAAATTAAAGTTCCTTTTGAATAA
- a CDS encoding ABC transporter ATP-binding protein has translation MEYVIEMLGIRKEFPGIVANDNINLQVKKGEIHALLGENGAGKSTLMNVLFGLYQPEKGEIRVKGKTVNITNPNIANDLGIGMVHQHFMLVNNFSVTENIILGNEPTKTGKINLKDAEKQVKEISEKYGLAVNPAAKISDISVGMQQRVEILKTLYRGAEILIFDEPTAVLTPQEIKELIGIMKTLIKEGKSIILITHKLKEIMEVCDRVTVIRKGEGIGTVNVAETNPNELAALMVGREVLFTTQKKEAVPAEEVLKIEDLVVKDSRNVTVIDSLNLSVKAGEIVGIAGVDGNGQSELIEAITGLMTSESGSILLNGKDIRNQRPRQITEAGVGHIPQDRHKHGLVLNFPVGENMVLQTYYQKPYSKKGVLNFKAIYDKAEKLIKEFDVRTPSSSTLARALSGGNQQKAIIGREVDRDPDLLIAAQPTRGLDVGAIEFIHRRLIEQRDKGKAVLLISFELEEIMNVSDRIAVIYEGKIVAIVNPKETTEQELGLLMAGSSRREAGASS, from the coding sequence TTGGAATATGTAATTGAAATGCTTGGAATTCGCAAAGAATTTCCAGGGATCGTCGCAAACGATAATATCAATTTACAGGTAAAAAAAGGCGAAATTCACGCGCTTTTGGGAGAAAACGGCGCAGGGAAATCGACTTTAATGAACGTTCTATTCGGTCTATATCAGCCTGAAAAAGGCGAGATAAGAGTAAAAGGCAAGACTGTGAATATTACCAACCCTAACATTGCAAATGATCTGGGAATAGGTATGGTACACCAACATTTCATGCTTGTCAATAATTTTTCAGTTACTGAAAATATTATTCTAGGCAATGAGCCTACGAAAACAGGAAAAATCAATTTGAAGGATGCAGAAAAGCAAGTAAAAGAAATCTCAGAGAAATATGGACTTGCTGTAAATCCTGCTGCAAAAATAAGTGATATTTCTGTTGGAATGCAGCAGCGTGTGGAGATTTTAAAAACGCTTTACCGCGGTGCCGAGATTTTAATTTTTGATGAGCCGACAGCAGTGCTTACTCCACAGGAAATCAAAGAATTGATCGGCATCATGAAAACACTCATCAAAGAAGGCAAATCAATCATATTGATTACTCATAAACTGAAAGAAATTATGGAAGTTTGTGACCGTGTAACCGTTATTCGAAAAGGTGAAGGAATCGGCACTGTGAATGTAGCCGAGACAAATCCAAACGAACTCGCAGCTCTGATGGTAGGAAGAGAGGTTCTCTTTACTACGCAAAAAAAAGAAGCTGTTCCAGCGGAAGAAGTGCTGAAAATTGAAGACCTTGTTGTTAAAGACAGCCGGAATGTAACCGTTATTGATTCATTGAATCTATCTGTTAAAGCAGGTGAAATTGTCGGTATCGCTGGAGTGGACGGAAACGGTCAATCAGAATTGATTGAAGCTATTACCGGATTAATGACTTCAGAGTCAGGCTCCATTCTTTTAAATGGTAAAGATATCCGAAATCAGCGTCCGCGTCAGATTACTGAAGCTGGTGTAGGACACATCCCTCAGGATCGTCACAAGCATGGATTGGTGCTCAATTTTCCGGTCGGTGAAAATATGGTCCTGCAAACTTATTATCAGAAGCCTTATTCAAAAAAAGGCGTGCTGAATTTTAAAGCGATTTATGACAAAGCTGAAAAGCTGATCAAAGAGTTTGATGTCAGAACTCCAAGCAGTTCAACCCTTGCACGTGCACTTTCAGGAGGAAATCAGCAAAAAGCCATCATTGGCCGTGAAGTGGACAGAGATCCTGATTTGCTGATTGCAGCACAGCCAACAAGGGGACTTGATGTCGGGGCGATTGAATTCATTCATAGACGATTAATTGAGCAGAGAGATAAAGGAAAAGCTGTACTTCTCATCTCCTTTGAACTTGAGGAAATCATGAATGTAAGCGACCGGATCGCTGTTATATATGAAGGGAAAATCGTTGCGATTGTAAATCCAAAAGAGACAACTGAGCAGGAGCTAGGTTTGCTCATGGCAGGAAGCAGCCGCAGGGAAGCAGGTGCATCATCATGA
- a CDS encoding ABC transporter permease: MNIARYFNIIVPVIAVLLGLICGAIIMLVTGYDPVAGYSALWNGIFGDTYYIGETIRQLTPYIFAGLAVAFAFRTGLFNIGVEGQLIVGWFAAVWVGVAFELPKIIHLPLAIIVAALAGALWGFIPGLLKAKFKVHEVIVTIMMNYIALYLTNHLIQYVLSDKGDKSENIFPSASLSSEFFQTMTDYSRMHYGIFLALIGALVMWFLLEKTTKGYELRSVGFNQDAAQYAGMNVSRNIILSMVISGAFAGIAGAMEGLGTFQYVSVKGGFTGVGFDGIAVALLGGNTALGIIFAAALFGGLKVGALNMPSEAGVPYELVEIVIALIILFVASSYFIRWILLRFKKEGK, translated from the coding sequence ATGAATATAGCACGCTATTTTAATATTATTGTACCCGTAATTGCTGTTTTGCTTGGATTGATCTGCGGAGCGATTATTATGCTCGTAACCGGATATGACCCAGTAGCAGGCTACTCAGCATTATGGAACGGAATCTTCGGAGATACCTACTATATCGGCGAAACCATTCGGCAGTTAACTCCATATATTTTTGCCGGACTTGCTGTAGCTTTTGCATTCCGCACAGGTTTATTCAATATCGGAGTTGAAGGACAGCTGATTGTCGGCTGGTTTGCAGCTGTATGGGTCGGGGTAGCATTTGAACTTCCAAAAATCATTCATTTGCCGCTGGCAATTATCGTTGCTGCCTTAGCTGGTGCGTTATGGGGATTCATACCAGGACTATTGAAAGCGAAATTCAAGGTTCATGAAGTAATCGTGACGATCATGATGAACTATATTGCCTTATATTTAACAAACCATTTAATTCAGTATGTTTTATCTGATAAAGGGGATAAATCTGAAAATATTTTCCCTTCTGCATCATTAAGCTCTGAATTCTTTCAGACAATGACAGACTATTCAAGAATGCACTATGGAATATTCCTTGCGTTAATTGGAGCTCTAGTCATGTGGTTCCTGCTTGAGAAGACAACTAAAGGATATGAACTCAGATCAGTTGGGTTTAATCAGGATGCTGCACAGTATGCAGGTATGAATGTAAGCCGCAACATTATCCTTTCGATGGTCATTTCAGGGGCATTTGCAGGAATTGCCGGTGCAATGGAAGGACTTGGAACATTCCAGTATGTTTCAGTTAAAGGAGGATTTACTGGTGTCGGATTTGATGGAATCGCTGTAGCCCTTTTGGGAGGAAACACAGCCCTCGGCATCATCTTCGCAGCTGCCTTATTTGGCGGTTTAAAAGTTGGGGCACTTAACATGCCGTCTGAAGCCGGAGTGCCTTATGAGCTTGTTGAAATTGTTATTGCCCTAATTATTCTATTCGTTGCTTCAAGCTATTTCATACGTTGGATTTTACTGCGTTTCAAGAAGGAGGGGAAATAA
- a CDS encoding ABC transporter permease: MLELIIPTALFVAAPLIFTALGGMFSERSGVVNIGLEGLMVIGAFVAIVFNLTYADALGDATPWLSILVAMGAGALLSILHAVASITFRADQVVSGVAINFLAIGLSLFLVKLFYGKGQTDRITESFSKMDIPLLSDIPVIGPLFFSNGYITTYIAIITAFAVWFVMYKTPFGLRLRSVGEHPMAADTMGINVVKMRYIGVILSGAFAGVGGAVYATIIARDFSHATISGQGFMALAALIFGKWHPLGAMGAAIFFGLAQGLSVIGGQLPLLEGIPTMYLLITPYVLTILALTGFIGRADAPKALGTPYEKGKR, translated from the coding sequence ATGCTAGAACTCATCATCCCTACAGCGTTATTTGTTGCCGCTCCGCTTATTTTCACTGCACTTGGAGGCATGTTCAGTGAACGGTCCGGAGTAGTTAATATAGGCCTAGAAGGATTAATGGTTATTGGAGCCTTCGTTGCCATCGTTTTTAACCTGACATATGCCGACGCATTAGGAGATGCAACCCCGTGGCTTTCCATTTTAGTTGCGATGGGTGCAGGAGCGCTGCTTTCCATTCTTCATGCCGTAGCGTCGATCACATTCCGTGCTGATCAGGTTGTAAGCGGAGTAGCCATTAACTTTCTTGCCATTGGTTTATCGCTTTTCCTCGTAAAATTGTTTTACGGAAAAGGACAAACCGATCGCATTACAGAAAGTTTCAGCAAAATGGATATACCGCTGCTGAGCGATATACCTGTAATCGGACCGCTCTTTTTCTCAAATGGATATATAACAACTTACATTGCGATTATTACAGCGTTTGCCGTTTGGTTTGTCATGTATAAAACACCATTTGGTCTTCGCTTGCGTTCAGTCGGAGAACATCCGATGGCAGCAGATACGATGGGTATTAATGTTGTAAAAATGCGTTATATCGGCGTTATTTTAAGCGGAGCTTTCGCGGGTGTCGGCGGTGCTGTTTATGCGACAATCATTGCTCGTGATTTCAGCCATGCAACAATCAGCGGACAGGGGTTCATGGCTCTTGCTGCTCTTATCTTCGGTAAATGGCATCCTCTTGGTGCTATGGGAGCTGCCATTTTCTTTGGACTGGCTCAGGGTTTGAGCGTAATCGGCGGGCAGCTGCCATTGCTTGAAGGCATACCGACAATGTACTTGTTAATTACTCCTTACGTTTTAACAATCCTGGCTTTAACTGGATTCATTGGTCGTGCAGATGCACCAAAAGCTCTTGGAACTCCTTACGAAAAAGGAAAACGCTAA
- the yfmF gene encoding EF-P 5-aminopentanol modification-associated protein YfmF, which translates to MDFLKEQIETINGLTLHTVQTNKFKTNSLVFKMLAPLNEEDVTFRALLPYVLQRGTKSFPTSTELRKHLDELYGATLFVDLSKKGDHHIISIRIEVANERFLSDQTPLLEKALQLLSEIILSPVVKDESFPDEIINQEKRTMKQRIQAVYDDKMRYSNLRLVQEMCKDEPYRLHVNGEIDHLEQITSASLYEYYKKALKEDKMDLYVVGDVSAEEVSEYTKRFFTFSENAHQSVEKSITEKEISEPNEVIENQDVKQGKLNIGYRTNCTYGDQSYYALQVFNGIFGGFSHSKLFINVREKESLAYYAASRVESHKGLLMVMSGIEFANYERAVTIIKEQLEAMKTGDFEEKDIEQTKAVIKNQLLETIDTSYGSVEVLYHNVISNINEPFDKYLQGIEKVTKEEIIAAAEKIQLDTIYFLKGMEGAQ; encoded by the coding sequence ATGGATTTTTTAAAAGAACAAATTGAAACAATTAATGGGTTAACACTGCACACCGTTCAAACGAATAAATTTAAAACAAATTCACTTGTATTTAAAATGCTGGCACCGCTGAACGAAGAGGATGTCACGTTCAGAGCGCTGCTGCCTTACGTGCTGCAGCGGGGCACGAAATCTTTTCCGACCAGCACGGAGCTTAGAAAGCATCTTGATGAGCTTTACGGAGCGACTTTATTTGTGGATTTATCAAAAAAAGGCGATCATCATATCATATCGATCCGGATTGAAGTTGCAAATGAACGCTTTTTATCAGATCAGACACCCCTGCTGGAAAAAGCGCTTCAGCTGCTGTCTGAAATCATCCTGTCTCCAGTTGTAAAGGATGAGTCATTCCCTGATGAAATCATAAATCAGGAAAAACGGACAATGAAACAGCGCATTCAGGCTGTATATGATGACAAAATGAGATATTCCAATTTAAGACTTGTTCAAGAGATGTGCAAGGATGAACCTTATCGCCTTCATGTAAACGGGGAGATAGATCATCTAGAACAAATTACATCTGCAAGTCTGTATGAGTATTATAAAAAAGCTTTAAAAGAAGATAAAATGGATTTGTATGTTGTTGGCGATGTTTCGGCAGAAGAGGTCAGCGAATATACAAAAAGATTCTTTACATTCAGCGAAAATGCTCACCAATCTGTAGAAAAATCCATTACTGAAAAAGAGATTTCAGAGCCTAATGAAGTGATTGAAAATCAGGATGTTAAACAAGGGAAATTGAACATCGGCTATCGCACCAACTGCACATATGGCGACCAATCTTATTATGCTCTTCAAGTGTTCAATGGCATTTTCGGCGGATTTTCGCATTCAAAGCTTTTCATAAATGTCCGTGAAAAAGAAAGCCTTGCTTACTATGCCGCTTCAAGAGTTGAAAGTCACAAAGGACTCTTAATGGTTATGTCAGGAATAGAATTTGCCAATTATGAACGTGCGGTAACGATTATTAAAGAACAGCTCGAAGCAATGAAAACTGGAGATTTTGAAGAAAAAGATATTGAACAGACTAAAGCAGTCATTAAAAATCAGCTCCTTGAAACGATTGATACTTCATACGGATCTGTTGAAGTTCTCTATCATAACGTGATTTCCAATATAAATGAACCTTTTGATAAATATCTGCAGGGCATTGAAAAGGTTACAAAAGAGGAAATCATCGCGGCAGCTGAAAAGATTCAGCTTGATACGATCTATTTCTTAAAAGGAATGGAGGGTGCACAATGA
- the yfmH gene encoding EF-P 5-aminopentanol modification-associated protein YfmH: protein MTKSIKFDQLQEELFYEKMKNGLDVYVLPKKGFNKTYATFTTKYGSIDNQFVPLDQNEMKVVPDGIAHFLEHKLFEKEDGDVFQDFSKQGASSNAFTSFTRTAYLFSSTSNVEKNLETLIDFVQEPYFSEKSVEKEKGIIGQEINMYDDNPDWRLYFGLIQNMFHKHPVGIDIAGTVESISKITKDLLYECYNTFYHPSNMLLFVVGPIDPEQILSQIRENQDKKEFKPQSEIKRAEVDEPDTVAKPLEKLKMNVQSSKCLVGLKAKQADRSGEELLKHELSMNLILDMVFGKSTDTYTQLYENGLIDDTFSFDYTEENGFGFAMIGGDTDQPDQLAEEIKNTLLKAKQEGIPAERLENAKKKKIGSFLRAINSPEYIANQFTRYSFNEMNLFDVVPTLEQLTNDDIHHTLNEVIDEKLFSVCQVVPK from the coding sequence ATGACAAAATCCATAAAGTTTGATCAGCTTCAAGAAGAACTCTTTTATGAAAAAATGAAAAATGGACTTGATGTATATGTCCTTCCAAAAAAAGGTTTTAATAAGACCTATGCAACATTTACAACAAAATACGGTTCAATCGATAATCAATTTGTGCCTCTTGACCAAAATGAAATGAAAGTAGTTCCAGATGGGATCGCTCATTTTTTAGAGCATAAGCTGTTTGAAAAAGAAGACGGTGATGTTTTTCAAGATTTCAGCAAACAGGGTGCGTCTTCTAATGCTTTTACATCGTTTACACGAACGGCTTACCTATTTTCAAGCACGTCAAATGTCGAGAAGAATTTAGAAACGCTCATCGATTTCGTTCAGGAGCCTTATTTTAGCGAAAAATCGGTTGAGAAAGAAAAAGGCATCATCGGACAGGAGATTAATATGTACGATGACAACCCTGACTGGAGACTCTATTTTGGATTAATTCAGAATATGTTTCATAAACATCCGGTAGGAATTGATATTGCAGGAACCGTTGAATCAATTTCAAAAATTACGAAAGACCTGCTCTACGAATGCTACAATACGTTTTACCATCCAAGCAATATGCTGCTTTTTGTTGTTGGTCCGATCGATCCAGAGCAAATTCTTTCCCAAATCCGTGAAAATCAGGATAAGAAAGAATTTAAACCTCAATCTGAAATCAAACGTGCTGAAGTGGATGAGCCGGATACTGTTGCAAAACCATTAGAAAAACTAAAAATGAACGTTCAATCTTCTAAGTGTTTAGTTGGATTAAAGGCCAAACAGGCAGATCGGTCCGGTGAGGAGCTTTTAAAACACGAACTGTCAATGAATCTGATTCTTGATATGGTTTTTGGAAAAAGCACTGACACCTATACCCAGCTCTATGAGAATGGTCTTATTGATGACACATTCAGTTTTGATTACACAGAAGAGAACGGTTTTGGCTTTGCAATGATAGGCGGAGATACAGATCAGCCCGATCAGCTGGCTGAGGAAATTAAGAATACGCTGCTTAAGGCAAAACAGGAAGGAATTCCTGCAGAACGTCTTGAGAATGCCAAGAAAAAGAAAATCGGTTCTTTTTTAAGAGCGATTAATTCACCGGAATATATTGCGAACCAATTCACCCGCTATTCCTTTAACGAAATGAATTTGTTTGATGTTGTCCCGACGCTCGAACAATTGACAAATGATGATATTCACCATACGCTGAATGAAGTGATTGATGAAAAATTGTTTTCAGTCTGTCAAGTAGTGCCGAAGTAA